Below is a genomic region from Populus trichocarpa isolate Nisqually-1 chromosome 15, P.trichocarpa_v4.1, whole genome shotgun sequence.
TTCACAGAAAATGTAACAAGTTATGGTTAAAATATccaatttctataattttattgctTCCAAGGTGAATTGCTTGCTTAATCTACTGATCCCCCTCCAATCTCCTTTACTTGATAAAAGCTGAGAACCTTGGAATGAGTGAATAGCCTGAAAAAATGGATACTGACATGAGACTGCAACTGTTCAATAAACGCACCAGTGCCCCCACAATATTCCCTTGCAGTTGCCCCCGCTCTGATGCAAATTTCCATGAGAAATATCACGACTTCCAAAATGAATGAGCTGGGTGGGGTTCTCCgcgaaatagagagagagagagagagattaaccATTACCAGCAGCAACCAAAAACCTTAACGTGAACAAGAAAATTGGCCACTAGCTTTTCTTGATGGGCGGGTGGCCAATCCTTGACATAAACAAAGTAGGATCACTGGGGGGAGAAAGCACACAAATTTTAATGATAATCACTATACCTCTGTCATCTAAATTCACTGTATATTGTATTGCAAAAtgatcttaaaataaaataaaatttgcaaaGTGGATTTAGAACATGAGTAGGAGTACAGAGTACTACTAGCCTACCTGCTAGCCATATTCGTGTATGTCATTGTCTTCTTTGTTCACTGATAACTAATCAGATCAAACCCCTAAAACCCACTCAtgtatttgtcttttttaagaaaatttcacTTTTCATATATGTATTCATATTTTCTCTTGTATAGGCTTTTGTTACTTTTTGGACAAAAATACCTTATAACtaccaaaagaaaaactaatcttgaaaagcctaaaaaattgaaaaattaatgaaaaggaattgaaacaaaaaacccacaaagcatatatattttaaaacctagaaaaatatgaaattgaaaagcctaaaacataataacttgtaaaatctaaaaaaaaaaaaagtcatgtctATAAAAACCCATAAATAGAAATGTCCATGAACAACAAAATAAGTTTTGTAGGACAagggtttttcaatttttttcttaaattaccaatgtttttttttaaatattttgtatgggtcatttcaattttttcgggagtttagagttttttttacatatctaggttttctgattttttctagtttgtttaattcttttatatatgttttccagGTTTTTCgagttttgttatctttttgaaattttttttttttatgattgaatatttttttgtgactTAACggcatttttgtaaaaaaaaacattagcaaaaagatttatgagaaaaactatgaaaattcaagaacatgTAAGAgtgaaaaattctaaaaatggTTCATGGAGGGATACATTAGTCATCTTATGAACATGCTAATCCACAATCATGTACAACTTTTGATGACATTtcatttttgtattaaaataattttttttttattttttaaaaattaattttgatatcagcgcatcaaaataatctaaaaacaccaaaaaaaatattaatttaaagcaaagaaaaaaataaaaaaaatttaaattttttcaaaagcacttttaaaatgcaaaaacaaatagatctATCTTGACTaatgaaaatgatgattttgtagTCTTGTAAGGATGATAAAATCGAGTTTGATAACAATGACATTTTTTAATAAGCTTGTGagatttttaattgtattttgcatcttagggttttcttttaattgatttattggaactttaattttgttaacCTACCTAAtgtcttcattttttaaatttctttgttttcaattgATTATCTTTTTAAGTAAATGCTTCTGTTactaaaaaaagggttttttttttaaaaaaaaaactacaagctaacaaaatgaaagaaaacctATCACTTGACCAACATTAGTAAATGTTGGGTATTGTGGGTGAGTTACTTTTTGCAATTGTGGTTAAAAAAGCatttgtgggaaaaaaaaaagctagaataAAGAAGTCTTTGATTATAATTGTTGTTGAACGAAAAATTACTTGGTTTAAAATGTTATGAAAGTGTTAGTTGCaagtaaaataacataaaaatacatgtattacaaaagaaaaagtatttgtttaaatatgaaaaaaaaaagaatataatatgagaaataaacaaaacaatccttaataattttttatgaataaacaAATTctcaatttctaattttttttaagtgaattttttttttttttttttagtctatcAATCATAATcacaaatgaaacaaaatgattATGTCTTAGAAATGTCCAGCTCTAATATTCACTAAATAATTTGGAAATATTAATATCTTTGATTAGTTTACGTGTATGTATGGGGACAAGGTACTCATTGTGAATGTATATGTACATGAGTTATAACACTAATGTGTACAACACTGATGATaagcaattaataaaaaaaaaatcataagaatgtGAGTAACATACCTTAAAAACAAGTAAACTCTAAAAggattatttgttaaaatttaatccaCAATGGAGGTTCATGTCACTAGATCCTTTTCCAAGTACATGAACTCATAATAATCACTATTTAGATAGGAATGAGGCATTTGATCTTCATTCATTCAACAAATAGTACGAGTGAATCTTGGGTGCTATAGAAACAATGCATTATCCATagacattttttaaaatcttggcTGGTTAAATCCACTCAATTATTCACTAACATGGCTTGATAAAATATTGATAGTCATATGTATATGGAATAAATAAgcataaaaatatcaactcatcaaaaaaaattagaagtgaCAAAAATAACCAGGATCTTAGAACAGATAAGCATGAAGCCTACCCTAGGTTTAAGTCATTGCAGTAGATTCACATGGACAAACCACAAATAAATTATGCACAAAATactattaggaaaaaaaaaacaattagcaatACAACTTACCTTGAGTAAAATGCTTTAACATAATATTATCTTTCTTTTAGCATAACCAATTCCTTTCTCGAGAACTCCAAGAACTAGATAAGATTTTTCAGTGatcataatattatatgaagACTCCTCTTCCTATATTTACTCTAAACATAAACAAGATTTGTGTGacatttattttaacattatgtgtatttgtgataatctaattatagaatatttattttattttatttaaattaaaaattatcatgaaaaaattatattattaactaaaaaaatttatattagatttataataaaaattaaatttataacactaactaaatatgaaaataagaaaataatcatatatattataaaaggtgcttgtatataaaagaaaataattgtattGTTCATATCTTTTCATAATTGTATTGTtcatatcttttctttatttgaaaaatagtgAAAATTCTGTAAAGAAAAACTATTGAAGAActctaaaattatgttttctaaaatcaatacaaatataaaaacctagttttctaattttttagatGGAGAAATATTGCATTTGAATTGaaagttttaattttcctttttctaactctatttttttctaaaaattaaaatattactttatttCTTAACTGCCCCATTGTTTTTATGCTATTCCAAAAATGATGGACCTACCTCAATTTTCAATAGGTTCCACGTAGTGCTTCCTTTATTCAAACAAATTTTAGAGTATGGTAAGCTTCCATCAAATGATGTTTATTAATTAAGGAACACAATAGACAAATTGAATAAGTAAATGAGTTgtcatgaatataaaatatttaagatttttttagcaagtttttatttttattttaaatacaatataaatatttctttgagTTAATAATATAACTATTTTATggtaagttttaatttaaataaaataaaataaatatttataattacattgtcatgaatataaaatatttattataaatttgatttttattttttataaaaacatatttataatcttaatatttttttatttttgtctgtgaaaaaatttatttttttataataaatgaataatttttttaattaaaaaagaaaaaaaaaagaaaatggagaaggagaaggaaaataGTTTTCTCAGCAAACACACCAACGATTCTtctgttaaaaagaaaataaaaataaaaagagaaagactCAAAACATGCACAGAGAATTAAGCAATTTATTATAGAACAGTTCAGGGATTGTAATAaaaacctgtttgtttttttagttttgaatgtttttttttaaaataaaataatttttttaatgtttttatattttttaattttttaatattaaaaataaaaaatattattttaatatatttttaaataaaaaatatttttaaaaacaataattaagacAATAACTAACGGCCGGTaagcagttaaaaaaaattcacactaCTTCCTTCTCAGCGACTGCTCTCTGTCTCTGTCGCTCAGAATCTTTTAAAAGCTACCAAAACCCTCTCCTCTCTAACTATGGAAGTGGTAGCAGAGAGACCCTCAGTTCGTGTCACAAACATCCCGCAAACAATCACAGCCAAAGAAATCTTACAGTACCTCGTAGCTCAACTCGGCAAAGATTCAGTCTTTGCCATAGAAATCTCCACGGTAAGGAAAAACTGGAATTCCCGTGGCTTTGGCCGAGTCCAATTTTCTTCCCTCGAGGTTAAACACGAggcactctctctctctctaaagaaCAAACTCGTCTTAAAATCCCAGAATCTCAAGTTATCAGAAACCTATGATGACATCATTCCCAGGCCCGTCAAGGACCAAAATAGAATGGAAAATGGGGTTTTGTATGTgggttttatgaaaaaagagaCTACATTGTGTGTACTTGAGTATTGGGAAGGTGTGAGAGGGTGGTTTATGCCTGAGAGGCGGAGGATTGAGTTTTGGATTCGGGTGGGGCAGGAGTTCCGTTATAAGTTAGTGGTGGAGTTTGAGGATATCTTGGAGGCTGTTGGGTACCCTTTGGATGGTGACAAGGTTAACGCTGTTGTTTTAAAGGTAtggttttttatgggttttgtttGGATTAGGAGAGAAATTAATATGGTAATGCCTTTTTACATGGAGTATGATGTTGATTTGCATTtgcatgttgaatttttttacattattatcTTTGTGGAGTTCCTCGCACAATTGTTGAATAGAAGTCTTGGTGTggaatttaaatgaaacaatagGTTGTCATTTAGGAAGATTAGATGGGCATGTAAGACATGCTGTATTGAGCGCActtgtatttttgttgaaagACTGGGTATTCTATCTAAACAACCTTCACTAATTGAAGTAGATAGGGTGAATGATTTTGAGTATTGTAGGGAGTATTGTAGGGTTGATACACTTACAGAAAGTGGCATAATGCCCTCATCGATACCTTTTACTTGTTTCTGCAAAATATGGATTTGAATATGGAAGtatacaaaaaacaattcaagcTTTCAGGTGGTGTTAGATTAGATTCTGACTAAAGATTCAAGctttatcaaaattttactttgtTGGAATGGGGTTATGAGGAAAAGAGAGTGGCCTGTGCTTTTGCTATGGCCCTATATGGAACCAGCATAAAGTTTCTCCACCCATCTTCTAATAGTAGGATGATGTTTCCGAGTCAAATGGATGCGAGTTAATGCCCCACCAATTTTGTGCAACCTGTTGTAAATGCAAGATAATCATGGCAGCAAAATGTCAATTTGAATGCATCCTTACCTAAGCTCCAAAAGTGAACACTCCTTGTCTTAGACTTCGAATCGAGGTTTTGGAATTGGGCTTCGGTGAATTTCCAGTTTACCATAATTGTATGCTATACTGAATGGTCATTGCATATTAGATTGCATGAAGCTGTGCTCAACCAAGAGATGAAGATTTTTATTTCTCTGTAAACCCaagatatttttcatttcatctccttctttGTGCTCTTATATTTTCCCCTTATTTCAAATATGCTCAGATATGCCCAAACATTTGTGAAGTGTGACAGGAAAAGAAATACTCCTCTCCTGTGCAGAAATATTCCTCCCTGCTCTCTGTTCTGGTTTAACTAGTTTTCTTATTGGAAATCTGACTTTTTATCAGCTTCTCTTCTTCTGTTTATTGTGTTACTTGGGTGATGTCTTAACATAGATTGTATGTTTTCAGCTCAGGTATGGACCAAGGATCTATCAAAAAATCTCTGGACCTGGCATAGCTTCGAAATTTAGTACGAATCGGTATTTTTACTGCAAGGAAGACTTTGACTTTCTTTGGGTTCGAACAACAGACATTTCTGCCATAAAATCAATTGGACAGTCAACGTCATTTTGTTGGGAAATTGGAGAAGGATTAGAGGCTTCAGATACTTTTAGAAATTTCCCATATTATCAAGAAGATATGAACAGACTTGATTTGGAGGATGGGGAAGAATTTTGTTCTGCTTCTGAAACAGTTCCACTCATAAGATGTGGATCAGATAAGTTAGCATATGAGGTCCTTTTCCAGCTGAATTCTCTTGTTCATACTCAAAAAATTAGTCTTGCTGCAGTGGACAGTGATCTGATTAAGATCCTTCGCAATCTGACTGTAAACACCGCTATTATAATTCTTCAGAAATTGCACAAGTTAAAGATGACCTGTTATGATCCCTTGTCTTTTGTAAAACAAAGCCTTAGAGAATCTCTCTCGTCACCACCCAAAAGCTTAACAGAGAATAATATAATGAGTTGTCATAGGGCCTTAATTACACCATCAaagattttttgtttgggtCCTGAGTATGAAACCTCCAACTATGTTGTGAAACACTTTGCTCAATATGCTTCAGACTTTATAAGAGTTacttttgttgaagaagattgGAGTAAACTTCCTGCGAATGCAATTTCAACGAGTATCCAGCGAGGTATTTTTGCAAAACCTTTCAGAACTGGAATATATCATAGAATATTGTCCATTCTTCGAGATGGGTTTGTGATTGGAGCTAAAAGGTTTGAGTTTCTGGCTTTTTCTGCTAGTCAATTGCGATCCAATTCTGTTTGGATGTTTGCTTCTAACAATGGTGTGAAAGCAGAAGATATTAGAAAATGGATGGGTTGCTTTGACAAGATACGCAGTGTGTCCAAATGTGCTGCCAGGATGGGTCAGTTGTTCAGTTCTTCTTTGCAAACATTTGTTGTTCCTGTGCAAGATGTAGAGATTATTCCTGACATTGAAGTCACTACTGATGGCATTGACTACTGCTTTTCTGATGGAATTGGCaaaatttctctttctttcgcCAAGCAAGTTGCTCACAAGTGTGGATTGAGTCATACTCCATCAGCATTTCAAATTCGGTATGGTGGCTATAAGGGGGTGGTTGCTGTTGACCGTAATTCCTTCCGGAAGCTATCTTTGCGTAGTAGTATGCTAAAATTTGACTCAGAAAACAGGATGCTCAATGTCACTAAATGGAGTGAGTCCATGCCTTGCTATTTGAATCGGGAGATCATTTCTCTCTTGTCTACATTGGGAGTGGCGGATGAAATATTTCAGGCTTTGCAACAGAAACAGTTGTATCGGCTCAGAAAAATGCTAACTAATAAAGAATCAGCTTTAGATGTCTTAGAGAATTTGGCGTGGGCTGATTCCAAGAATATTCTTGTACAAATGTTGCTTCAAGGCTATGAGCCCAATGTGGAACCTTACCTCTCAATGATGCTTCAAGCCTATCATGAAAATTCATTGATGGAATTAAGAAGCCGATGTCGAATATTTGTCCCGAAGGGTCGCATCCTGATTGGCTGCCTGGATGAAAGTGGTATTTTAGACTATGGACAAGTTTATGTTCGCATAACCATGACAAAAGCAGAGCTGCAATGTTGCGACCAGAGCTTCTTTCGGAAGGTAGATGAGTCAACATCCACTATAATAGGGGAAGTGGCTGTCACCAAAAATCCTTGTCTTCACCCAGGAGACATTAGAGTCCTTGAAGCAGTCTATGATGTGGAACTGGAGGAGAAGGGCTTGGTGGATTGCATTATCTTCCCCCAGAATGGAGGAAGGTATGTTTAGATCTATTGAGGTGCCATCTATTAACATTTTAGTCCAGTGCTTTCATTTGTGATATGTTTAATGGTCATTTATCAGATACCACTGCTCATCAGGCATTGCAAAaatgtttaatattttcatgaatttatcttTTGGTCACATTGTTGTGTTAGCAGTTGTACAACTTTAGGTCTTGAGATGATGAGGAACACTGGTTCAGGTCCATGCTCTGTGGACTCCATGAATAGGCACATCCTTGATTTTGAGGTTAGAAGGGTtaatgtttcattttttttagaggaaaaaatacaaaaaacatataaaggtAGGAGATGCTGGATGCCAagtaacagtttttttttaaaaaaatttggtatcCTCTTCCTTCGTGGTCTGCCTATTGTAACCATCAGTAGTTAACCTGACTTGTATGGGGAAACTTTTCCAAAATTAAAGTCTATGTAATCATGTTTTTCATGAACCTTTTCCCCCTGACTTTGGTTTTTATGTCAATAAAGTTGCTCCAATATCtgcatatatatttgttttctgaCAGAAGCAGCTTCGTTTCTACTCAACAGCATCCTCATGAACTCTTTCTAGTAAAAGGGAAAAGGATTTCTACTTAAACTCCGTTTTATCATGCATCATCATTGAGCATTTTTCATTTGCAATGCAATAATATGCAACTTCTGTTGTCTGGAGGTGTTTAAAGTAATTTGTAAATAGGGAGGAAGTGGCAGTGGATTCTTTTAGTAAATGGATAGTTTACTAAAAGAAACTGTACACAGGCCTCATCCAAATGAATGCTCTGGTGGTGATCTTGATGGGGATCAATTTTTCATAAGCTGGGATGAAGGTCTTCTCCCTTGTCATACTGAAGCCCCAATGGACTACGTTGGAGGGAGACAACGTATAATGGATCACAATGTGACTTTAGAGGTACTTCAACTTGCATTATGAAATTGGTAATAAACTGACATTCTCTATACTATTAAACCGACAAAATGTTTTTCCTGCATTGCTGACTTTTCAGGAAATTCAGAGATTTTTCGTTGATTATATGATCAATGACACTTTGGGTGCCATCTCTACTGCCCATTTAGTGCATGCTGACTGTGAACCAGATAAAGCCCGAAGTGAAAAATGTCTGCAGTTGGCAACCCTCCACTCCATGGCAGTTGACTTTGCAAAGACCGGAGCGCCAGCTGAGATGCCCCTGTATTTGAAGCCGAGGGAATTTCCAGATTTCATGGAGAGAGCAGAAAAGCAAATGTACATATCTGATGGGGTATTGGGAAAACTCTATCGAGACATCCATGATTCAACAAGACAAGAAAGGTCAAACTTTATGTGGTCAAAAAAGATTGCTGAAGCAACTTATGATCAAGATCTTGAAGTGAAAGGTTTTGAGGATTTCCTTGGAATTGCATCAATCTATAAGGAGAAGTATATGGAGAAAATGAGCACATTGATGGATTATTATGGGGCTAAAACTGAGGATGAGATACTGACAGGTAATTTGCGACACCGGCCAACTTATTTGCAACGTGACAACAGAAAATACGGAGATGTGAAGGATAGAATTCTAGTGTCGCTGAAGAACCTGAAGAAGGAAGCTAAAGAATGGTTTGAGAGCAGCTGCAACCCTACTGAGCACCAGTGCATGGCCTCAGCATGGTATCACGTTACTTACCATCCTACTTATTTCCATGAAAGGATGAATTGCTTGAGCTTTCCATGGATTGTAGGTGACATTTTGTTGAACATAAAGTCTTTGAATAGCAGAAATGCCTGAACGTGTTCACAGGTTCTTGATTGTAATGTTTCGTTTAGATTCCTTTTCGTACAGGTCCATGATTGTCTAACTGGGGCCATTTTGGTAAGTTGTTGGCTTTGGCTTTTGGCTGTGGCTGTGGTGGTTAGGATTAGCAGTAACTGTAGCTGTATGGATATGCaaatatgaatatatttgtAGAGAATTAATGGTTACATTTTCTAATTCTATTGTCAAAAAATACTGGTCAAGAACTCCATTTTGGCTTTCTGTCCAGAGCAAAGTCTTGGACTAGAAAAGAAGTcagttaaaaattaatcaatggtGAATGAAAGAGTTCAAAGGTTATTTATTCAAAATcctaatttcttaattatgcattttgttcattttttgacaaaaatttttttattaataatatgtcTTTGGATTgcaaacaccaaaatttcaactta
It encodes:
- the LOC7457721 gene encoding RNA-dependent RNA polymerase 2 — encoded protein: MEVVAERPSVRVTNIPQTITAKEILQYLVAQLGKDSVFAIEISTVRKNWNSRGFGRVQFSSLEVKHEALSLSLKNKLVLKSQNLKLSETYDDIIPRPVKDQNRMENGVLYVGFMKKETTLCVLEYWEGVRGWFMPERRRIEFWIRVGQEFRYKLVVEFEDILEAVGYPLDGDKVNAVVLKLRYGPRIYQKISGPGIASKFSTNRYFYCKEDFDFLWVRTTDISAIKSIGQSTSFCWEIGEGLEASDTFRNFPYYQEDMNRLDLEDGEEFCSASETVPLIRCGSDKLAYEVLFQLNSLVHTQKISLAAVDSDLIKILRNLTVNTAIIILQKLHKLKMTCYDPLSFVKQSLRESLSSPPKSLTENNIMSCHRALITPSKIFCLGPEYETSNYVVKHFAQYASDFIRVTFVEEDWSKLPANAISTSIQRGIFAKPFRTGIYHRILSILRDGFVIGAKRFEFLAFSASQLRSNSVWMFASNNGVKAEDIRKWMGCFDKIRSVSKCAARMGQLFSSSLQTFVVPVQDVEIIPDIEVTTDGIDYCFSDGIGKISLSFAKQVAHKCGLSHTPSAFQIRYGGYKGVVAVDRNSFRKLSLRSSMLKFDSENRMLNVTKWSESMPCYLNREIISLLSTLGVADEIFQALQQKQLYRLRKMLTNKESALDVLENLAWADSKNILVQMLLQGYEPNVEPYLSMMLQAYHENSLMELRSRCRIFVPKGRILIGCLDESGILDYGQVYVRITMTKAELQCCDQSFFRKVDESTSTIIGEVAVTKNPCLHPGDIRVLEAVYDVELEEKGLVDCIIFPQNGGRPHPNECSGGDLDGDQFFISWDEGLLPCHTEAPMDYVGGRQRIMDHNVTLEEIQRFFVDYMINDTLGAISTAHLVHADCEPDKARSEKCLQLATLHSMAVDFAKTGAPAEMPLYLKPREFPDFMERAEKQMYISDGVLGKLYRDIHDSTRQERSNFMWSKKIAEATYDQDLEVKGFEDFLGIASIYKEKYMEKMSTLMDYYGAKTEDEILTGNLRHRPTYLQRDNRKYGDVKDRILVSLKNLKKEAKEWFESSCNPTEHQCMASAWYHVTYHPTYFHERMNCLSFPWIVGDILLNIKSLNSRNA